The stretch of DNA CAACCGTTAAGAGAGCTGGTGCATCTGTTCGGTACGACGACTACCTACAGGTTTTCCGGGCTTCGATATTCACAAGGAACGGAGAATTTCACTCCGTGAAGCCTGTGGATGCTCTCACGAACTTCCCAACTTGTGACACCGTACTTGCGACGAAGTATGCGACGAACCGTCGAGGTGCCATACATTTCGGAAAAGCGTGCGATCTGCTTCTGGCAATCTTTCCAACCATCTTTTTGAGAATCCATGTACAAGCCGGGAAGCTGCTTCAGGGAAGGCCCCTGGCTCTGGTCAAAAGGATTCATAGGGGCTTCTGTGAACCATCGAGGAGACCAGAGAAATTCCACCAGACATTCAGACCACCCTTGTTGATAACAACTCGGATAGCCACGCTTTAGATTCCATTCGACCGTTTGGTTACCCATGGTTTGCCAAAAGAATGTTTCTGGCAAGTCGTCTGGGATTTTGACGACCATCTGCAATGAAATCCGATCTGCGAGCACTTCATCTCGCAAACGGAATCCCGCAAGAGCAAAAAGCCCCAGCAGCAACAGAATCAAGGCCAGGTTGCAGGGATATTGGCATATCAGTGAGAAAACATTCTTTCGTATAAATTTTAACATGACGCGGTGAACTCGACTGATGTTGGCGGCCAATGACGCAGAAGAAATATGATCGGTACAAGTTCTGGATTGATACTATACACAGATGAAACAACAGTGTACGAGATTCTGGTTTGCTATGAGCGAGAGTAGGATGGTTGGTCTGTTCTCTGCTGCGGTACTTCAATATCAATATACGCACTATAGGCAGAGTATGCGTGACCGTTTCCCGGTAGAAGCATTGTAAGCGATGATTCGTGATCATTTCAGCGACCCCTCAATCATTTTGAGCAGTTTGCGGCCTTCGTCTCGTGCGGTTTGCCACCACGCTTCCCAGTGATCCTGACGGGCATGATGAGCCTTGAGCAATAGCAATCCCTGGGCCTGAGGAAGCTGGGCGATGAGCAGGGGGATCAGGTATTCATCGATTCCGTAGAGCCTGTTGGGTGACTCTTGTGTCCCAGATTCAAGAGTTGTGGTATGTGCTTCCAGCCGAGTGGCGACCGGCACCCAGTGCCTGATCGTCGATTGAAAGACCTCATGATGGTATTGAACGACTTCGCGAACGGACACTTCTTTAGTCCGCGTCGCAGCCGGATTGAGGAATTGATAAGGGGGTGACCATTCGAGAGTCGGTCTCAGCAGATCGACTTTGGAAATGACGCCCACGAGAAGTGGCGGTCGCTCCTGGGGATGCTGCTGGAAGTACTCCTGCAAGCGATGCATCAATTGCACATCAGGATCCTTGGCGGGATTGTTGGCAGCCATCACGAGCAGGACGACTTCGGCTTGCCGGGCTGCTTCAAGAATCGCTGCAAACTGCCTGGGGGAGAGTGTGGCATCGGTGTAGCCGGGAGTATCGAGGAGCACCACTTCGCCTGCGGACATCGGCAGGAGGCAGCGATATTCCGCCACACCTGAAGTGGCAGGGAGGACATCGACAAAAGCGGCCTGCTGTCTGAGGATGGCATTGATAAGGCTCGATTTTCCCGCTTTCACCTGTCCGACAACGGCCAGTTTCACCAGCGGGCTTGAAGAGTTTTCAGCCTGGCTTTCGACGGGAACATCAGGTTGAGAATCGGCTGTGTGTGAAGAAGCTTTAGGGGTGGCGGCTGTCAGAGAGAAGTTTTCGTCGATGATCAGTGGAGCGGGATGCCAGCTTTTCATTTGGGCATCGGCCAGACGAATTCCCGCCAGCCTCCAGCAGCGGGAGTACTCGTTGCGTAACCAGTCGTTGAACTGATCTTTGGAGATGGAGACGAGATTACCTGCCAGTTCCGCAGCGATGGTCCAGCCGATATTCTTGACGATCTCTGCAGGTGTTAAGGCGCGAATCCAGCGTGTCAGATTCCACGTTTTGCCCAGGGTATCGAGCATGGGCCTGGTCTGCTCATAAGCCTCTTGAGCCTGAGTGGCTCGCTGTAACCAGGTTTCGACCTGTCCGATGGTTAGTACTGTGGAAAGGGGCCAGGCAGCAATCATGGGCTCAAGATCGATCGCCAGAGATTCCACAACCATCAAGCCTTCGGGGACAGTGAGATCTTCCAGATGCAATCGACCGCGAGCACCAAGTGAGTTCCCGATCTTGCTCATCAACAACTGAAGATCCTTGCGGTAAGGATCGAATGTTTGAGCTGGAGGCCAGGGTCGCTCTTTGGCAAACGAGCCTATGGTTTCATCGATCGCCATGCGTGTGGACTGGCTGATGGGGGCTCTTTTCTGGGAAGACCACCAGTAGAACGAGAGGCTCCAGCAGAGGGCTGTGAAGATTCCCAGTGGCAGCCACCATTCATCCACAATCAGTGCGTAAATGCCAATCAGCGCCAGCCAGAGATAAGGGATCAGCAGCAAGGTGTAAATCAGCCAGACACGCCAGGTGATGGGAAGTATCGGGCGGCGAACAGCCGGGGTAGTCTTTGCCAGTTTTCGTTCGAGTTCGGTGTAGGCCTGGCTTCCCTTGCGCAAGGCTCCATTCGATAACGAGATCATCAATGTTCCGGCTTCACCAGCGATCTGTAGTAAAGCCGCCTGGAGAAACTCTCGGGAAAGCCCGTCCTGGCAACGCCTCCAGATCAATCGGGGAATGATCACCAGCAGTAAAAAACTTATCATCCCACGGGCGAGCACCAGGCCGGTTTCCGATTCAAAAACGGTCGCGGCGAGGCCAGAGATCAGTAGCAGGAGACCACCGACGCCGGCTGCGATGCGATCAATTTGAATCTGGCGCCTCCGATAGATGTCGGAAGCTCCCATGAGGAGCAGGCCTTCACGTGCGGAGATGCTCTCGATCCCGGGAATGGCACTTGTCAGCCAATGACGGAGTGATCGGGCAGCCAGGCCTGCCATGGCCACCAGTTCAATCACAGTGCGATCGCTGTAAGGTTGAGCAACACCGGGCCGGTAAATCTGGGCAATCGTACGGGCCATGCTGCCCAGTGCATCGATGAGAAGTTGAAATCGAGCCTGAGGCGCGGGTGTTTGTTGTAGCTGGTGTTCGAGCTCGAGCTCGGCTTTCTGGACAATCTCGTAGGCTGCTTGATCCTGCCGGGAGACTCCTGTGGGAATGACGATCGGCGGGTGAGGAAAGAGTTTTTTTCTCAGGATCCATTGGCGGAGCAACAATAAAGCGAATGACCAGCACAGGAGTGCCAGGACTGAGGTGTAGCCTGTGAAAGCACTGAGGAGTGGTCGCCAGATCCAGTCGAGAATGCCAGCGATCATCGCACCGATCAGGGGGAGTACGAAGAGTAACCCTGGGCCATAGCGGTAGATCAATCGCGACATCCTGAGGATTCTCCAGGTCGGGACGAAGGCGTAGCAGACGAACCGAATCATCGAAAAAACAACACAAATCGTTATTTATAAGGCAGTTGTGAAAAGTCAGTTGTGCTGAATGTTGATGTCAGTCCGCTGGATTCTACTACGATGAGAGTTCCGTCTGCTTGGCGAAATTCCCGGGAACTCGTTCCGAATCAGGTGGTGGCAGAGTTCTGGACAACTCGTTAGAATCCGGGGAAGGTTGTATCAACAACGTAGCAGATTTTTCCTTTTTAACGAAAGAACAGGCAACGAGTTATGGCGAAAGAAGAAGCCATCGAAGTGGATGGCGACGTCGTGGAGGCTCTGGCCAACACGCAATTTCGAGTATTGCTCTCGAATGGACATGAAGTTCTAGCTCACGTCGCGGGGAAAATGCGTAAACACTTCATCCGTATTGTGCCGGGTGACAAAGTGAAGGTGGAAGTGAGTCCTTACGATCTCAATCGTGGGCGAATTATCTTCCGCGAGCGTTAACAGATCGCGGTCTGCCCTGTGCCGACCATCGCTGTCAATGCGCACGGCACCGCATGCACGGTTCGCCTATGCAAATCATGCTGCTGAGCAGAGTTCGCCAACCTTCAGAGATCTGGCGTTCGCTCTCAGCCCGGCCGGTTTTCATCCCCAGGGCTGGAAATGTTCGCCTGAGTGTGAGTGAACGTCTCGTTCCAAATTTTACGACTGGTTCATCCAGAGGTTTGCCAGACCATGTCAGCTCATCAGGCCGGGTCAACTGCTACCTCTCCCAGCGTTATGGATCAGGAACAGTCTGCACTTCCTTTTGTGCAGCTCTTTACAGACGGGGCATGCAGTGGCAATCCTGGCCCTGGTGGCTGGGGTTACATTCTTCGGCATCCGGCTTCTGGCAAAGAGAAAGAAGCCAGTGGTGGCCTGGCTGAGACCACCAACAACCAGATGGAACTGCAGGCTGTTATTGAAGGTCTTAAGGCTCTCAAAAGCCGTTCTCGGGTGGAAGTGGTGACTGATAGCAGCTATGTCGCCAAGGGATCCAGCGAGTGGTTGCCCGGTTGGAAGCGTAACGGCTGGCAGCGCAAAGAGGGTAAATCCTTTAAGCCCGTCAAGAATGTCGAATACTGGCAAGCTCTTGATCAACTACTGGCCAGGCATCAGGTGCAGTTTAAGCTGATCAAAGGGCATGCAGGGCATGCGGAGAATGAGCGCTGCGATGTGCTGGCTGTCGCTGCTGCTGCCGCCGCCAAAGCCTCTGCCAACGGCTGATCGTCATTGTGGCTGATGACCACGCCCTTCCGCACTGTTCGTTGTTTGGGACAACAGGGTCGTGCCCCCAACGCGTGAAAAGAGTAGCGGCAGGACACGCGTTACATCCGGCTTCTCGCAGTTGTCGGGATACAACCACCCGGGTTACTTATCGTTGGTGACCAGTTCGCCGACCGGTCCGTGATTTCCAGCGACAGTTCATTCTGAATTGACTTTAAAATTTGATTGCGACTTTCCCATCGATAGACTCATGCCATGATTGGCCACTTGCCCCGATACCTCCCTGAGAGAGGCTTTCCATGAGTTGTCGCACGATGCCACCATCCCTTCCCATTCGCCAAGTCGCCGCTTTTTTGCTGCTCGTGATGACTTCGCTGGCTTGTCAACTTGCCAGTGTTGCGATCATCGCAGCCGATTCTCCGGCCTTTAAAGAGGCGGTGGAATGCCACTCGCGAGGAGGTTTGCCCAATGTTCGAGCGAAAATCGAAGCTGGCCAGTCTGTGAAGATTGCCTATCTGGGGGGCAGCATTACGGCTGCACCCGGCTGGCGTGTGCTTTCCCGTGAATGGCTGACGAAGCAATACCCGGGCGTTCCATTCGAGCAGATTGATGCCGCCATTGGTGGCACGGGTTCCGATCTGGGAGTGTTCCGGCTGAAGAATGATGTTCTCCGTCATGAGCCCGATCTGCTTTTCGTCGAGTTTGCTGTCAACGATGGGGGTGCTCCCCCTGAACAGATCCATAAAGCGATGGAAGGGATTGTCCGCCAGACATGGAAGGCGAATCCCAGGACCGACATCCTTTTCGTTTACACAGTCAGCGAGCCATTTCTGGAACAGCTCCGCAATGGCAAGATGCAGCGATCGGCCAGTGCGATGGAAAATGTTGCTGAACACTACAAAGTTCCTTCGATTCATTTGGGAGTGAAAGTCGTTCAACTGGAGAAAGATGGTGAGCTGGTTTTCAAATCTCCCAGACCAGCCGACATTCGCGAGGCCAGGCCACTTGTCTTTTCGACCGATGGTGTCCATCCCCATGTGGAGACTGGCCACGAGGTCTATGCCGCCACGATTGCCCGCTGCTGGCCAGCCATCATGGAGGCGAGTGGGAAACCGGTTGCCCATGCACTCGACCAGCCATTACGGACAGATAACTTCGAGCGGGCCCAGCAGATTCCAATTACGGCCAACATGCTCAAGGGAGCGTGGAAAAAGCTGCCTGCTGATCACACGCTGGCGCGGCGATTTGCCAGGAACATGCCCGAGCTCTATGAAGCGGAAGCTCCAGGCGCTGCCCTCGAATTCACGATCGAAGGTACCACACTGGCGATCTTTGACCTGCTGGGGCCGGACGGTGGGCGGTTAAAGGTCACGTGGGATGATCTGCCGCCGACTTATCAGAACCGGATTGACCCGTATTGCACCTATCACCGCATGGGGAAGACGACGATTGCCAGCGAGCGGCCCGCAGGGCGACATCATGTGCGGATTGAACTGATGCCGGAGAAGCTCAATAAACGGGAAATTCTCTTTGAACACAACCGCAAAGATTACGATGACCACCCCGAAAAATATGCCGATCACAAATGGATCGTGGGCTCAATCCTGCTGATTGGCGATATTGTCGCGGATGAACCGGATTCATCAACGTCGAAAGCCCCGGAATGAGTTTCGTTTATCTTCAAGTCAGCATTTCCTGAATCACATGCCCGTGTACGTCGGTCAGGCGGAAGTCGCGGCCCTGGAAGCGGTAGGTCAGGCGTTCGTGATCCATACCCAGTAGATGCAGCATGGTGGCATGCAGATCGTGGACATGGACCGGACGATCTTCAATATTGTAACCGAAATCGCATGTCCGGCCGACCACCGTCGCCGGCTTGATCCCACCACCGGCAAACCACATCGAGAAGCACCGGGGATGGTGATCCCGGCCGTAGTTCTGCGGTGAAGGGCGGCCCTGTGAATAACTCGTGCGGCCAAACTCTCCACCCCACACGACCAAAGTGTCCTCCAGCAAACCACGCTGTTTCAGATCGGCCACCAGAGCAGCAGAAGGCTGATCGGTCTCCCGGCACTGTGTCGAAATTCCTCCGGGCAAGCCGCCATGTTGATCCCATCCCTGATGATACAACTGGATAAACTTGACGCCGCGCTCTGCCAGGCGTCTGGCCAAGAGACAATTCGCTGCAAATGTGCCCGGCTTGCGGCTGTCGGGCCCATACAGCTCAAAGGTAGCTTCGGTCTCACCCGAAAGATCGGTGGCTTCCGGCACACTGGCCTGCATGCGAAACGCCATTTCATACTGGGCAATCCGCTGAGATAACTCAGGGTCGTGCGTCTCGACTTCACGCTCTTTCTGCAGTTGTGCCAACGTTTCGAGAGCAGCACGTCTTTGCTCGCGACTGACTCCCGGAGGATTGTTCAGATAGAGCACGGCATCTTTACCCGAGCGGAACTGAACTCCCTGATGTTGCGATGGAAGAAAGCCAGAGCCCCACAAGCGCGAATAGAGTGGCTGGTCAGTCTTGCCCCGGGTGATCAATACCACAAACGCGGGGAGATTCTCGTTATCACTTCCCAGGCCATAATTGAGCCAGGCACCAATACTGGGGCGACCGGCAATCTGAGAACCGGTCTGCAGGAACGTAATGGCGGGATCATGGTTGATCGCTTCTGTGTAGATGGAGCGGACAATGCAGAGGTCATCGACGATTTTGGCCGTATGTGGCAGTAAATCGCTGACCCACGCCTGTGCAGCACCATGCTGCTGAAAACCAAACTTCGATCCCACCATGATCAAAGCGGATTGATTGGCTGACATCCCGGTCAATCGCTGGCCTTGACGGACAGAATCTGGCAAGGCTTCTCCAAAGCGATCGTTGAGCAGAGGCTTGTAGTCGAAGGTTTCCAGTTGCGAAGGTCCGCCACTTTGAAACAGGTAGATGACCCGTTTGGCTTTGGGAGCGAAATGTGGCTGATGTGCCG from Planctopirus ephydatiae encodes:
- the rnhA gene encoding ribonuclease HI, producing the protein MSAHQAGSTATSPSVMDQEQSALPFVQLFTDGACSGNPGPGGWGYILRHPASGKEKEASGGLAETTNNQMELQAVIEGLKALKSRSRVEVVTDSSYVAKGSSEWLPGWKRNGWQRKEGKSFKPVKNVEYWQALDQLLARHQVQFKLIKGHAGHAENERCDVLAVAAAAAAKASANG
- a CDS encoding DUF1501 domain-containing protein → MNQPLPKSDGLNMGAMARRQWLAQAGNGCGSLALAHLLAGSTTGLSYGAEPAAAHQPHFAPKAKRVIYLFQSGGPSQLETFDYKPLLNDRFGEALPDSVRQGQRLTGMSANQSALIMVGSKFGFQQHGAAQAWVSDLLPHTAKIVDDLCIVRSIYTEAINHDPAITFLQTGSQIAGRPSIGAWLNYGLGSDNENLPAFVVLITRGKTDQPLYSRLWGSGFLPSQHQGVQFRSGKDAVLYLNNPPGVSREQRRAALETLAQLQKEREVETHDPELSQRIAQYEMAFRMQASVPEATDLSGETEATFELYGPDSRKPGTFAANCLLARRLAERGVKFIQLYHQGWDQHGGLPGGISTQCRETDQPSAALVADLKQRGLLEDTLVVWGGEFGRTSYSQGRPSPQNYGRDHHPRCFSMWFAGGGIKPATVVGRTCDFGYNIEDRPVHVHDLHATMLHLLGMDHERLTYRFQGRDFRLTDVHGHVIQEMLT
- the infA gene encoding translation initiation factor IF-1, with amino-acid sequence MAKEEAIEVDGDVVEALANTQFRVLLSNGHEVLAHVAGKMRKHFIRIVPGDKVKVEVSPYDLNRGRIIFRER
- a CDS encoding SGNH/GDSL hydrolase family protein, whose product is MSCRTMPPSLPIRQVAAFLLLVMTSLACQLASVAIIAADSPAFKEAVECHSRGGLPNVRAKIEAGQSVKIAYLGGSITAAPGWRVLSREWLTKQYPGVPFEQIDAAIGGTGSDLGVFRLKNDVLRHEPDLLFVEFAVNDGGAPPEQIHKAMEGIVRQTWKANPRTDILFVYTVSEPFLEQLRNGKMQRSASAMENVAEHYKVPSIHLGVKVVQLEKDGELVFKSPRPADIREARPLVFSTDGVHPHVETGHEVYAATIARCWPAIMEASGKPVAHALDQPLRTDNFERAQQIPITANMLKGAWKKLPADHTLARRFARNMPELYEAEAPGAALEFTIEGTTLAIFDLLGPDGGRLKVTWDDLPPTYQNRIDPYCTYHRMGKTTIASERPAGRHHVRIELMPEKLNKREILFEHNRKDYDDHPEKYADHKWIVGSILLIGDIVADEPDSSTSKAPE
- a CDS encoding GTPase family protein; this translates as MSRLIYRYGPGLLFVLPLIGAMIAGILDWIWRPLLSAFTGYTSVLALLCWSFALLLLRQWILRKKLFPHPPIVIPTGVSRQDQAAYEIVQKAELELEHQLQQTPAPQARFQLLIDALGSMARTIAQIYRPGVAQPYSDRTVIELVAMAGLAARSLRHWLTSAIPGIESISAREGLLLMGASDIYRRRQIQIDRIAAGVGGLLLLISGLAATVFESETGLVLARGMISFLLLVIIPRLIWRRCQDGLSREFLQAALLQIAGEAGTLMISLSNGALRKGSQAYTELERKLAKTTPAVRRPILPITWRVWLIYTLLLIPYLWLALIGIYALIVDEWWLPLGIFTALCWSLSFYWWSSQKRAPISQSTRMAIDETIGSFAKERPWPPAQTFDPYRKDLQLLMSKIGNSLGARGRLHLEDLTVPEGLMVVESLAIDLEPMIAAWPLSTVLTIGQVETWLQRATQAQEAYEQTRPMLDTLGKTWNLTRWIRALTPAEIVKNIGWTIAAELAGNLVSISKDQFNDWLRNEYSRCWRLAGIRLADAQMKSWHPAPLIIDENFSLTAATPKASSHTADSQPDVPVESQAENSSSPLVKLAVVGQVKAGKSSLINAILRQQAAFVDVLPATSGVAEYRCLLPMSAGEVVLLDTPGYTDATLSPRQFAAILEAARQAEVVLLVMAANNPAKDPDVQLMHRLQEYFQQHPQERPPLLVGVISKVDLLRPTLEWSPPYQFLNPAATRTKEVSVREVVQYHHEVFQSTIRHWVPVATRLEAHTTTLESGTQESPNRLYGIDEYLIPLLIAQLPQAQGLLLLKAHHARQDHWEAWWQTARDEGRKLLKMIEGSLK